AGTTTTTTCAGTCTTTCACAGTGTGTTGAGCacttatataatatacctagataaaattaagaatattaaacaTGGAACTACTTTCTGAGAATTTGTGATCTTTACTTCTAAAACAATAAAGACTTACGTTTCCACGGCTGAACGTGATCGGCATTAGACTTAAAAGTATTGTTAACTAGATTTCAAACACTTAGACAGGACTACATAAAAAATTGGCCCCATTAATACGATTGAGTAAAATAAGTCTATTCGAAAAGGCATTTTTGGTCCATTTTTATCAACATTAAATATCAACTGGTTGCTTGGTTACAGTATCAACGACCTTGAATCGATTTTAACGAATTTCCATTGAATTTCGATGAGTTGCAATAAAATACGAAGTTTGTGAGTGGCTCGGTGTGATAAAACATGTAGGTattgtgtaggtaggtaggtatgtacctgCTTACCAACTATTATAGGTATGGTTTCATGTTTCTATAATAAACCTGTCTGTAGCTACCTAAGCACTTATGccaaagtaagtaggtatacttacctcctaatattatatttatatagtaggTAAATACAATGCACAAATGTTATTGAGTGCTTTGTCTGAAGGTACACCTATCTATGAGTAGAAAACCAGTATTGCATAATTCAAAAGCTGTACCGTTTCTGATGAATTTTTCAACcgccttaaaaatatatttactttaaaaatcttGATAAATTATCAATGATATAATTTGATCGTGAGTTTTTAAGGAAGCGTACCTAATTACTGTAATAAGttgtgtaaaatattatttcggATAAGCTTCAAAACCTGTAACTCAAACAGCGTGATAGTGATTATAagaaatgtcaaataaaaaaatcaaaacaaaacactgtGAAAACACCAAGAAAAGGCGAGTGAAAATATTTGGAGAACATCAAACAGACTAGACATTTAGTAAAGATTTCACTGTATGAGTTTCAAAAAAGCGTTAAAATTCTTTacttcaataaaatatataaagaagGTACTCTATAGCACGTCTCCATTTGGCGTTAAGATGGTCCGATACTTCCCCAACAATTTCGAAGATTACAAACCGGGGTCCAGCTTGGCTATTTCCAAGGAGGAGATAAGTCCGCAGATAGATGATCACGTCAAGATTATTCTGAAGCGGCTGCAGCCGTCTCGTAAACACGTGGAGGGCGGGTTGTATGTAGGAATCGCCGGCGTCGCGTACATGTTCTATTACTTGAGCAAAAACCCTTTGCTTTCCGAAAACAAAGCCATGTACCTTGACAAGTGCCGCGATTATGTAAAAGCTATGCAAGAAACCTCTGCAGGCGACAAAACTTCCTTTCTTCTTGGAGACGCCGGTACCTATGCGCTCACCGCCGTCATAAAAAAAGAACTCGGAGACGACAGCTTTATCGATGCTCTCGGCAACTACAAGCAACTGTATAATAACTACTTGAATCCCAAATTTCTCAAATGTGGAGGAGATGAATTTTTTGTTGGACGATCTGGATACCTGGCTGGAGCTTTATGGATGGGTTGTGAGATGCAAATGCCAATATTCACTAAAAGCGAAATGTACAAAATCTGTGATTTGATTGTTGCCTCGGGGAAAGAGTATTCCAAGAAGCATAGTAGCCCGTGCCCTTTAATGTATCACTACTACAATACGGAGTATTTGGGTGCTGCTCACGGCATAAGCTTTATTTTGCAGATGTTATTAACAGTTCCAggatacatacaatacaattccTCAGCTAGCAAGGATATTAAAGCAACTGTGGATTATTTGGTTTCCCTGCAGACTGAAGAAGGGAATTGGCCTTGTTGCATGGAGGAGCTTGGATACAGGGAACACAAGCTTGTCCACTGGTGTCATGGGGCTCCTGGCACTATATATCTCATGGCTAAAGCTTACCTTGTCTACAATGAGCAGAAGTATGTAGATGCATGTATAAGGGCTGGTGAGGTGGTTTGGAATAAAGGCCTACTTCTAAAAGGTCCTGGGATTTGCCATGGTATTGCAGGTAATGCCTATGTGTTCCTTCTGCTGTACAGGCTAACGGGTAACGAGAAATATTTGTACCGTGCAAAGTCATTTGCTGATTTTATGAATACAGAGGCATTCCTTGCTGACTCCAGGGTCCCTGATAACCCTGAAACCTTGTATGAAGGTACAGCTGGCACTGTTTGCTTCTTAGCAGATCTCCTTGTGCCGGATAAAGCCCAGTTCCCATTCCAGGATGTGTTCTCTGATTACCAAATTTGTGCAAATTAATGAATGTTGTAAGACTCCCTATTTATTGTGTCAAAtgaaagttattatttattaaaagatttGATCCAAGCAGGCCTTTCATTTCAAATTGCTCTAATCAAACTAAACCTGCAACTTGACAGCTCTcattttgtattcaaaatgatcCGTTGACAGTAATGGTGCTTACAATTTCAagtaattttcatttcatttcaaagaaATAGGTACTGTTTATTGATGATAGTGTGTTCGGACATGGAGTTCACAGGATATGGTATTCTGTTAACCATACTCACAGCTCCTGAAATTAATCTTGTTAAAGATGTGTTCAAAAATAAAGAATTGCATTTCGGAACAATATTTAACTGCGGAAGTTCTGGAAATGCTATTAAAATTCACAAAGTCTTCAACAACAACCACCTTCGTATTTCAAGTTTCATCATCAATAATAATGCAACTCTGTACTCACAATGGGTACAAAAGGAAGGTCATAGAGTTGGGATAGTAACAAAAGTATGTGGAAATTGGACACATATGTCTGAGCTATTTGATTCAAAGTTATTTGACAGTTCTCTGTCCTGGTTAATATTTACTGATGATATCTCATCTACAACAGAAACTTTATCAACATATCCCATAGAAGTTAATTCAGATGTGACCGTTGTTCATAAGACAGGGAGTATCTTTAATTTATATGAGGTCTACAACACAGGTTTCTACTCTAATGGCCGTTTTCATGTCCAACCAGTTGGGTACTGGTGTTCCTCATTACAGTTGAAAAAGTTCAAGAGAACAGATATGAGCAGCGTCGTGTTGAAAAGTGCTGTTGTGGTTACGCATAGCATCGTAAATCAGACATTTGAAGAGTACAT
This portion of the Choristoneura fumiferana chromosome 14, NRCan_CFum_1, whole genome shotgun sequence genome encodes:
- the LOC141435243 gene encoding lanC-like protein 3 gives rise to the protein MSFKKALKFFTSIKYIKKVLYSTSPFGVKMVRYFPNNFEDYKPGSSLAISKEEISPQIDDHVKIILKRLQPSRKHVEGGLYVGIAGVAYMFYYLSKNPLLSENKAMYLDKCRDYVKAMQETSAGDKTSFLLGDAGTYALTAVIKKELGDDSFIDALGNYKQLYNNYLNPKFLKCGGDEFFVGRSGYLAGALWMGCEMQMPIFTKSEMYKICDLIVASGKEYSKKHSSPCPLMYHYYNTEYLGAAHGISFILQMLLTVPGYIQYNSSASKDIKATVDYLVSLQTEEGNWPCCMEELGYREHKLVHWCHGAPGTIYLMAKAYLVYNEQKYVDACIRAGEVVWNKGLLLKGPGICHGIAGNAYVFLLLYRLTGNEKYLYRAKSFADFMNTEAFLADSRVPDNPETLYEGTAGTVCFLADLLVPDKAQFPFQDVFSDYQICAN